The Acidobacteriota bacterium genome includes the window GCGAGAAAGACAGCGCCCCACCCCTTGAGTGCATCCAGGACGAGAGCGGCCGCGCCGGCCCGTCTTCCGGCGTAGCGGAGAACGTTAGTGGCGCCGACGTTGCCGCTTCCCACCTTGCGGATGTCGATCCTCTTCGCTCTGCGCGCGATCAGATAGCTGAACGGAATCGATCCGATCAGCCAGCAGACGAAAATGAGAAGGGCAGCGACCACGCCGAATCACACGCCGTCGAATGCATTTTCGAGGTCGGAGATGATGTCCTCGAGGTCCTCGATCCCGACCGAGATCCTGACGAGACCGGAAGTGATTCCGAGCTTGTTCCGATCCTCTGGCGGAACCGACGCGTGAGTCATCGTCTCGGGATGCGAGATCAGCGACTCGACCCCGCCGAGCGATTCCGCGAGGGAGCAGAGTCGCACGCGGTCGAGAAACTTCTTTGCGTTCTCGAGCGAACCGAGCTCGAACGAGATCATCGATCCGAATCCGCGCATCTGCTTCTTTGCGAGCTGGTGCTGAGGATGACTAGGAAGACCGGGATAGTTCACCTTCTCGACCTTCGAGTGATTTTCGAGATAACGCGCAATGGCTTCTCCGTTTGCGCAGTGTTTCTCCATACGTACCGCAAGCGTTTTGATTCCCCGCATCACGAGAAACGAATCGAACGGCGAGAGAATGCCGCCCGCCGCATTCTGCAGGAAGCCGATCCGCTCACCGATCTCCGAATCGGCGCAGATGACCGCGCCGCCGACCGAGTCGGAGTGACCATTGAGAAACTTCGTGGTGGAGTGAACGACGATGTCGGCGCCGAGCATCAGCGGCTGCTGGAGGAATGGGGAGGCGAATGTGTTGTCCACGACCACGAGGATGTCGCGCTCGTGTGCAATACCGGCGCAGGCCTCGAGATCGGTTATGCTCATCATCGGATTGGTCGGTGTCTCGAGAAAGAGCATTTTCGTCTCTTCCCGAATGGCTTTGCGAACCTCGTCGAGGTTCGAGGTGTCGATGTAGCTGAACTCGAGCCCGAAGCGCTCGAGCACGTGATGGAAGAGCCGGAACGTCCCTCCGTACATGTTCGCGGCGGCGACGACGTGATCACCGCGGGCGAGGAGCTTCATCACGGTATCGATCGCAGCCATACCGGAGGCAAAGCAATGTCCGGTCTTTCCTTTTTCGAGAACTGCGAGATTCTTCTCCAGAGCCAGCCGTGTGGGGTTGCCCGTACGCGCGTACTCGAATCCCTTGTGCCGGCCGAGCTCCGGCTGGACGTAGGTCGAGGTCTGATAGATCGGGATCGCGACGGCGCCGGTGGTTTCCTCCGGCTCCTGACCCGCGTGAATGCATTCGGTGGCGAAACCCATCAATCCTCCTCGGGTTCTTTCCAGTCGTAGATGTCCTTCGAGAGATAGCGCTCGGAGCTGTCGGGGATGATCGTGACGACGTTCTTCCCTTCGCCGAGATCGCGGCAGACATCGAGCGCTGCGTGGACATTCGCTCCTGCAGAAGATGCACCGAGAACGCTCTCTTCGAGGGCGAGTCTCCTGACCATTCTGAAGGCGGGAGCGTCACGGACCATGACGATCGAGTCGGCCAGCGAAAGGTCGACCGATTCCGGGATGAAGCTGGCTCCGATCCCTTCGACGTCGTGGGGCCCTGCTTCTCCTCCTCCGAGCACCGAGCCCTGTGGCTCGACCAGAACCGCGAGGACCTTCGGGTTCTGCTCTCTCAGATACCGCGCAACGCCGGTGAATGTCCCTCCCGTCCCGGAGCCGGCCACGAAGGCATCGACGCGGCCTTCCATCTGCTCCCAGATCTCGACGGCGGTGGTCTGGTAGTGAATCTCTGCATTGGCCGGGCTTGCGAACTGTTGCGGAACCCAGGCGCCTTCGATCCCGGCAGCGATCTCGTGAGCCTTTTCGATGGCGGCCTTCATCCCGTCGTCCGCCGGCGTGTTGACGACCGTGCCGCCGAGCGCTTTCATCAGCTTCTGCTTCTCGACCGAGTAGCCTTCGGGAACCACGAGGATGATCCTGTAACCCAGCCGTGCGCCGACGAGCGCGAGACCAATCCCGGTGTTGCCGGCCGTCGGCTCGACGATCGTCGAGCCTTTGCGGATGAGCCCTTCGCGCTCCCCGTGTCTGATCAGACCGATCCCGAGCCGGTCCTTCACCGAGAACCCGGGGCTCATGAACTCGAGCTTCGCGTAAAGACTGGCCCAGCCGGGCTCGGTAAGGTTTCCGAGGCGTACGATCGGGGTACCGCCGATGAGATCGAGGACCGAGTCGACTGGTTTCGAGGGTTTCGTATTCAAGGCGAGCGCATTCTAAAGCAGGAGGCAGGAGACAGGAGACAGGAGACAGGATTCAGGATTCAGGATTCAGGAGCCAGAATTCAGAACTGGAGGCAGCGTTGACAGCGTCCCCAAAAAGATTGGCAGGGCCTTGGACGTGATACCTTGGTAATCTCATCAGGTGATGAAGAACGAGTCAGAAGCGACCTCCTGCAAGGGACGTCGACGATGATGGTTCTGCAGACGATATCCACGCAGGATTAGAGGGCAAAGTGCATGCGTATGCTTATCCACATTCTCCTTTCGTCTTTGGTGCTCATTTCCGCTGAAGCCCCGGCAGACGAATCCACGCCGCAGTACGTTACCTTCCTGATACCGGTGTTCTACAACGGCCCTGGGTCGGGAGGGTCAGTATGGGAGACAGAGCTATGGATCGAGAACAGAGGTCAGGAACCAGCAGTATCACGAATCGGATGGTATGACGCCCCTGACTGTCGATTCGCTGCGCCCTGCCCGGTAGCAATCCCGGCACGAACGCTGTACCAACCTCCTGTTGAATACTTCTTCGGAAGGAGATCATTGACCGGACTCCTCTTTTATCCTACCGAAGACGCCGCCAGTCATCTATGGTTTTCTCTTCGAGTCCGCGACAGGGTGCATGACGCTTCTTCCGCGGGCGTGGACGTTCCCGTCGTTCACGAGAAGGAGTTTCGCGACCGGAAACTGATCCTTCTCAACGTACCCACAGATCCTCGCTTTCGTTCAACCCTTCGTATCTATGCTTTGAGCACCAAGACGGAACCGGTCCAACTCCGGTATCGCTCGATGGAAAGCGATGACGTCATTGCAGAGGAGACGGTTCTCACATCATTCGACCCGGAGCAAAACAGCGCCGATTACCCTCTCTCACCGTCATACGCCGAACTATCGGGCAGGGCCTCAACTCATCCTCACTGCAGATGGTCGAAAGCTATCGTATCGAGATCGATGCCGACGCGAGAATGTGGGCTTTCGTCTCGCTTACGAACAGCCAAACTGGACAGGTCACCCTGGTTACCCCCCAGTAGAGGCAGTCTCCTGTCTCCTGATTCCTGACTCTGGTTCCTGATCCCTGTATCCTGGATCCTGGATCCTGGATCCTGGATCCTGATTCCTGAATCCTGTCTCCTGAATCCTGCTTCTATGAGCCGAACCACCGCGTGGGCGTTGTATGACTTTGCGAACTCCGCTTTCGCCACGTTGATCGTCACCTTCATCTTCGGTCCCTGGTTCACCCAGCACGTCGCCTCGGATCCCGATACCGGGAGCATTCTCTGGACTCGAGCGCTCAATCTTTCGGCCATCATCGTGGCGCTCTCGACTCCGCTTCTGGGCGCGATGGCGGACGAGTCGGGCCGGCGGAAGCGGTTTCTGATGATCGCCACGTTCGTTTGTGCAGCAGGGACGGCCGGGCTCTGGTTCGTCGGGCCGGGGGACGTTCTCTTTGCGCTCGCCCTGTTCGTCGTCGCGAACACCGCCTTCGAGGCGGGGATCGTCTTCTACAACGCGTTTCTTCCCGACGTCTCGACTCCGGAAACGATCGGACGCGTCTCGGGTGCCGGGATGGGACTCGGGTACGTCGGGGGTCTGATCTGCCTCGGGATCGCGCTCTGGATGATCATGGGAGTCGGCTCCCATCTGGTGACCGCGACCTATCTGCTGGTCGCCGTCTGGGTGATCGTCTTCGCCCTTCCGATGTTCGTGACGGTCCCGGAGTCGCAGAAGAAGAGTGAGATGTCGGTTCCGGAGGCCACCAGGGCGGGTTTTCGAAGTCTCGTCGAGACGTTCCGCCATCTCCGCGAGCTTCGCCATGCGTTCCGGCTGATCATTGCGCGGCTCATCTACAACGACGGACTCGTGACAGTCTTTGGTCTCGCCTCGATCTTCGCGGGCATCACCTTCGGACTCGAGACCCAGGACATCATCATCCTCGGGATCGTGCTCAACGTCGCGGCGGGATTCGGATCGTGGGCGATGGGGTGGGTGCACGACCGAATCGGAGGCAAGCGGACGATCGCGATTACGCTCGTGCTCCTCTTTCTCGCGACGGCGATCGGGGTTTCCGGCGGAATCCGCCTTTTCTGGGTTTGCGCGATCGTCATCGGCGCGATGGTCGGACCGAACCAGGCGGCGAGCAGGGGACTCCTTTCCGAGCTCGTTCCGGATCACAAGCAGGGAGAGTTCTTCGGGCTTTTCGCCTTCTCCGGGAAGATCACGTCGTTCCTGGGGCCGCTGACGTATGGTCTGATCGTCGTGGCGACCGGAAGCCAGCGGTGGGCCATGGGATCGATCTCGCTCTTCTTCCTCCTCGGGCTCGCGATGTTGGCGACGGTGGACGAGAAGGAGGGGATGGAGATGAAGAGGCAGGGGTCAGGGATCAGGGATCAGGGATCAGGGTGAAAAGGCAGGGAGAAAAGCAGGGATCAGGGATCAGGAAAGGCAGGGCGCGAGTGGTCCGCGGGACGCGAGAGTTCGACATGTCCGACTCGTCTGACAGGTCCGACACGTCCGAGCTTCCCTGACCCCTTGATCTATCACGCGAGAAACTCGTCGCCGAAATAGACGCGACCGACGGCCGTAAAGGCCGCTACCAGGGGGACTGCCATCAGCAGGCCCGCGAATCCTGCGAAGATCACCATCAGGGAGCCCGCGAGAATCGTGATCACCGGAGGGATGTGCACCGCCTTTTTCATGATCAGTGGGGTGACGACATTGCTCTCGATCTGCTGGATCACGAGGTATGCGACCAGAACGCCCAACGCTTTCCCGGGACTGTCGACGAAAGCGATGGCGAGCGCGGGAATGGCGCTGAGAAGAGGGCCGAATACCGGGATGAACTCCGATATGCCTGCGAGGAGCCCGAGCGCAAGAGGCGCACGAACATCCAGAAGCCAGAGTGCCAGCGTGGTGAGGGCGCCGATTACAAGCATGCTGATGAACTGCGCGAACAGCCACTGACGCCAGGTGTCCGCAACCGCGTCCAGACCGGCTGAGACCCGTGGGCGCCGGTCCTCTCCGATCAGCATGAGGAAAGATCTGGAGTAGAGACGAGGATTGGCCGCCGTGTAGCAGGCCACTGCAATCACGAGGAGGAATCCCGCAACCGCGCCGGCCAGCCCGCGAAAAATGCCGATGAGATGTTCGCCGACCCCTCCGAGATCCTCGGCGGCCTGGTCCCGCATCGCTTCCTTCAGTTCTTCCCGTGACGGAAGCTCTTCACCAGGAAGCGCAGCCCGGACGCTGGTCCATGTCCGGTGAAGCGCTTCGGGGAGATCCTCCCGAATCTCGGTCACCTGCCTGCCGATCGACGGCCCGATGATCAGATAGAGGCCCCAGATCAAGCCGGCGACTGCGAAGAGCGCCAGCACGACTCCGAATCCGCGGCGAATGCGATGCCGTTCAAGCCTGTCGATGATCGGGGTCAGTCCGACGCCAAGCAGGACGCCGAGAGAGGCGACGAGAAGAATCTCGCGGGCTTTCCAGATCGCGAGAAAAGCGGCGATCATCAGCAGGACGATGAACACCCGGCCGCTGAATGAGGACACCATCAATCCTCCCCCCGGGTCTTGCCGGTATCCCGGATGCTTAGCCTTCGATGAGGACGATCGTCGGGTCGCCGGATGATCATGAGGCCTGCCTCTGCAGGAATCTGTCCGACTTGTCTGACAGGTCCGAGCTTCTCATCTAATCCCTAGTCCCTAATCCCTAATCCCTAATCCCTGTCCTTTCGGAATACCCCCCCGGGGTCGAAGGTTAGGCTCGGTTGCCCTGCCGGGACGGAAGTTCGTGGTATGCCCGCGGGGTTGGTTCATTGAGAGGTTTGAGCTGGCATAGCTCAGTTGGTAGAGCAGCTGATTTGTAATCAGCAGGTCGCGGGTTCGAGTCCCACTGCCAGCTCCACCATGAGCCGCGCATCGAGTGCATGGAGAGATGGCTGAGCGGTCAAAAGCAGCAGACTGTAAATCTGCCGCCCTTCGGGCTACGCAGGTTCGAATCCTGCTCTCTCCACCATCGATCGTTGTGCGTTTCCCCCGGCTCGCCTGGGCGGTGAGGCGAGGGAAACGGATACCGAGTCGAGAATGCGGCGTGTTTCGAGCGGGAGTAACTCAGTTGGTAGAGTCACAGCCTTCCAAGCTGTTGGTCGCGGGTTCGAGTCCCGTCTCCCGCTCCAGATTCGCTTCGCAGGAACCTCTTCGGATCAGGAATCAGTTTCGCCCTCGTAGCTCAGGGGTAGAGCACGTCCTTGGTAAGGACGGGGTCACGAGTTCAAATCTCGTCGAGGGCTCCATCATCGATCCCGACAGGGGAAGGACCACAACGTCATGGCTGCAATCCGCGAAATCATTCACCTCCAGTGCACCGAGTGCAAGCGAAAGAACTACTCGACCACCAGAAACAAGAAGAAGACCACCGAGAAGCTCGAGATGAGCAAGTTCTGCCGGTTCGACCGGAAGCACACCGTCCACAAGGAAGTTAAGTAGGAATAAAGGCCCGGGTGAGCGGTATTTGGCTTCATTTGCGGCCCTCTCGTCCCGTCGATGTCGAAGAGACCGTGCAGGCCAGTAGCTCAATTGGTAGAGCAGCGGTCTCCAAAACCGCAGGTTGGGGGTTCGAGTCCCTTCTGGCCTGCCAGCTCGTAAAAACCAATGCGTCGAGGGACGATGGTCGTCACCTCGGCTGATTTTTGTTCCGGAGCCGATCAAGTCAATGGCAGTCTCTCCAACACAGTGGATCCCGAAAACGCGCGACTACATCCGCGAAACTCGCTCGGAGATGAAGAAGGTCACCTGGCCTTCCAGAAACGAAGTTGTCGCCACGACCGGCGTCGTCCTGATCGCGGTCATCTTTTTCGGCATCTACCTCTGGCTCTGCGATTACGCAATCCTCGCGGGCGTCAAGACCTTCTTCCGGCAGTTCGGAGTCGACATCCCGTGAAGACCTCCGAAGAGAAGAAATGGTTCATCGTCCACACCTACTCCGGATTCGAGGAGCGGGTGCGGCAGAACCTCACCCAGCGGATCGACGCTCTCGGCCTTACCGAAAAGTTCGGCGAGATCCGGATCCCCACCGAGACTCTGGTCGAGATGCGCAGCGGGAAGAAGCGTGAGGTCCAGCGGAAGATCCTTCCCGGCTACATCCTGGTCCAGATGGCGATGGACGACGAGGGATGGCATCTGGTGAAGTCGACCCCGAAGGTCACTGGATTCGTCGGCGCCGGCAAGGAGCCGACACCGCTGACCCAGGAGGAAGTCGATCAGATCTTCGAGCAGGTCGAAGAGGCCCGCGAGAAGCCGAAACCGAAACATCAGTACGAGCACGGAGAGCAGGTCCGGATCATCGACGGGCCCTTCACCAACTTCATCGGAGTCGTCGAGGACGTCAATCTCGACCGGAACACTCTCCGGGTGATGGTGACGATTTTCGGAAGGTCGACCCCGGTCGAGCTCAATTTCCTTCAGGTTACGAGATATGACGCGAGCGAGGATTCGAGCGCCGCGCCGAAGAGATAACGAGGACGCAGGAAGATGGCGAAGAAAGTCACAGGACAGATCAAGCTGCAGATTCCGGCCGGTCAGGCCACGCCGGCACCACCGGTCGGCCCGGCGCTCGGCCAGCACGGTGTCAACATCATGGAGTTCTGCAAGGCGTTCAACGCGCGGACGCAGAAGGAGCAGGGTCTGATCATCCCCGTGGTGATCACGGTGTTTGCCGACCGCTCGTTCACGTTCATCACGAAGACGCCTCCGGCCGCGATTCTTCTGCTCCGGGCGGCGGGACTGCAGAAGGGCTCGGGAGAGCCGAACAAGAACAAGGTCGGGAAGGTCACCAAGGCTCAGGTCGAGGAGATCGCAAAGCTGAAGATGCCCGATCTGAATGCTGCTTCGGTCGAAGCCGCGATGCGCACCGTCGAGGGGACCGCCCGCTCGATGGGGCTCGAAGTCCAGGGTTGAAGCCGGAGCCGGCAATAAAGCCGGCTCCTATCATTAACACTCGTGTAGGAGATGATCCTCGCGGATCATCGTCAGGACTACGGAGGTGCAATTGGCGAAACACGGAAAGAAGTACCGTGCGGCTGCCGAGAAGGTCGAGGCCCGGTCCTACGATCTGAGCGAAGCGCTTGGTCTGCTGAAAGAGATCGCGTACGCAAAGTTCGATGAGACTGTTGAGCTGTCGATGCTTCTCGGAGTCAATCCGAAGCACGCGGACCAGATGGTTCGCGGTACCACCGTCCTGCCTCACGGCACCGGACAGACAAAGCGAGTGATCGTGATTGCCTCGGGTGAGAAGGTCAGGGAAGCCGAAGA containing:
- a CDS encoding cystathionine gamma-synthase, which encodes MGFATECIHAGQEPEETTGAVAIPIYQTSTYVQPELGRHKGFEYARTGNPTRLALEKNLAVLEKGKTGHCFASGMAAIDTVMKLLARGDHVVAAANMYGGTFRLFHHVLERFGLEFSYIDTSNLDEVRKAIREETKMLFLETPTNPMMSITDLEACAGIAHERDILVVVDNTFASPFLQQPLMLGADIVVHSTTKFLNGHSDSVGGAVICADSEIGERIGFLQNAAGGILSPFDSFLVMRGIKTLAVRMEKHCANGEAIARYLENHSKVEKVNYPGLPSHPQHQLAKKQMRGFGSMISFELGSLENAKKFLDRVRLCSLAESLGGVESLISHPETMTHASVPPEDRNKLGITSGLVRISVGIEDLEDIISDLENAFDGV
- the cysK gene encoding cysteine synthase A — protein: MNTKPSKPVDSVLDLIGGTPIVRLGNLTEPGWASLYAKLEFMSPGFSVKDRLGIGLIRHGEREGLIRKGSTIVEPTAGNTGIGLALVGARLGYRIILVVPEGYSVEKQKLMKALGGTVVNTPADDGMKAAIEKAHEIAAGIEGAWVPQQFASPANAEIHYQTTAVEIWEQMEGRVDAFVAGSGTGGTFTGVARYLREQNPKVLAVLVEPQGSVLGGGEAGPHDVEGIGASFIPESVDLSLADSIVMVRDAPAFRMVRRLALEESVLGASSAGANVHAALDVCRDLGEGKNVVTIIPDSSERYLSKDIYDWKEPEED
- a CDS encoding MFS transporter, which translates into the protein MSRTTAWALYDFANSAFATLIVTFIFGPWFTQHVASDPDTGSILWTRALNLSAIIVALSTPLLGAMADESGRRKRFLMIATFVCAAGTAGLWFVGPGDVLFALALFVVANTAFEAGIVFYNAFLPDVSTPETIGRVSGAGMGLGYVGGLICLGIALWMIMGVGSHLVTATYLLVAVWVIVFALPMFVTVPESQKKSEMSVPEATRAGFRSLVETFRHLRELRHAFRLIIARLIYNDGLVTVFGLASIFAGITFGLETQDIIILGIVLNVAAGFGSWAMGWVHDRIGGKRTIAITLVLLFLATAIGVSGGIRLFWVCAIVIGAMVGPNQAASRGLLSELVPDHKQGEFFGLFAFSGKITSFLGPLTYGLIVVATGSQRWAMGSISLFFLLGLAMLATVDEKEGMEMKRQGSGIRDQGSG
- a CDS encoding AI-2E family transporter, which encodes MSSFSGRVFIVLLMIAAFLAIWKAREILLVASLGVLLGVGLTPIIDRLERHRIRRGFGVVLALFAVAGLIWGLYLIIGPSIGRQVTEIREDLPEALHRTWTSVRAALPGEELPSREELKEAMRDQAAEDLGGVGEHLIGIFRGLAGAVAGFLLVIAVACYTAANPRLYSRSFLMLIGEDRRPRVSAGLDAVADTWRQWLFAQFISMLVIGALTTLALWLLDVRAPLALGLLAGISEFIPVFGPLLSAIPALAIAFVDSPGKALGVLVAYLVIQQIESNVVTPLIMKKAVHIPPVITILAGSLMVIFAGFAGLLMAVPLVAAFTAVGRVYFGDEFLA
- the rpmG gene encoding 50S ribosomal protein L33, producing the protein MAAIREIIHLQCTECKRKNYSTTRNKKKTTEKLEMSKFCRFDRKHTVHKEVK
- the secE gene encoding preprotein translocase subunit SecE, whose amino-acid sequence is MAVSPTQWIPKTRDYIRETRSEMKKVTWPSRNEVVATTGVVLIAVIFFGIYLWLCDYAILAGVKTFFRQFGVDIP
- the nusG gene encoding transcription termination/antitermination protein NusG; the protein is MKTSEEKKWFIVHTYSGFEERVRQNLTQRIDALGLTEKFGEIRIPTETLVEMRSGKKREVQRKILPGYILVQMAMDDEGWHLVKSTPKVTGFVGAGKEPTPLTQEEVDQIFEQVEEAREKPKPKHQYEHGEQVRIIDGPFTNFIGVVEDVNLDRNTLRVMVTIFGRSTPVELNFLQVTRYDASEDSSAAPKR
- the rplK gene encoding 50S ribosomal protein L11, which codes for MAKKVTGQIKLQIPAGQATPAPPVGPALGQHGVNIMEFCKAFNARTQKEQGLIIPVVITVFADRSFTFITKTPPAAILLLRAAGLQKGSGEPNKNKVGKVTKAQVEEIAKLKMPDLNAASVEAAMRTVEGTARSMGLEVQG